In Acidianus brierleyi, one genomic interval encodes:
- the trxA gene encoding thioredoxin → MSSDYDPELDKLLKEKLKQMVSENNNMQENKPEKTEEEPVAHLNSNNFDSFVKSHKVAVVDFWAEWCAPCLMLAPIIEELAKDYPQVGFGKLNSDESQDIAARYGVMSLPTVLFFKNGEPVDEVIGAVPREEIEIRLKQLIE, encoded by the coding sequence ATGAGCAGCGATTACGATCCTGAACTTGATAAGCTCTTAAAGGAAAAACTTAAACAGATGGTTAGCGAGAATAATAATATGCAAGAAAATAAACCAGAAAAAACAGAAGAAGAGCCAGTAGCTCATTTAAATTCAAACAACTTTGACTCATTCGTAAAATCTCACAAGGTAGCTGTTGTAGATTTTTGGGCTGAATGGTGTGCTCCATGTTTAATGCTAGCACCAATAATTGAGGAATTAGCTAAAGATTATCCGCAAGTAGGATTTGGCAAGCTTAACTCTGATGAGAGTCAAGATATAGCAGCCAGATATGGTGTAATGAGTTTACCAACAGTGTTATTTTTCAAAAATGGAGAACCTGTAGATGAGGTAATAGGCGCTGTTCCAAGGGAAGAAATAGAAATTAGGTTAAAACAACTCATTGAGTGA
- a CDS encoding NAD(P)/FAD-dependent oxidoreductase, with protein MKILILGAGYAGLTAAYKLRKFTDFDISIISKSRIVKENTIFPALLTDDVKIEDTEFDAYKEASKRKINFVEADINGIFPESNEIKTSVGKFDYDILFIALGGAYEENFSKIPGHEFAFMHHTLEGFLGLKNALDKMEDGVRVFVGNSQNSPIEGPSYQVALIAEYLMRKKGIKGEVYLSTQSPKGVFGPIPETWISEAANKYFEKRGIKILKGKSVKEIRKDKVIFSDNTEIYADIKSVLPTLSAPDIVKSANLTDSSNFINVSIPTFKHINFKNIFGLGDSAKSMVPSKTARGAMISAENAVSTLLHEVKGIDLPYYSQGILCMMIGGDDGGILRFDKNNNTTKIILDFGKIYLNAKKLYSRFLVNRAFDVSYHAALSFNYSFK; from the coding sequence ATGAAAATCTTAATACTTGGAGCTGGATACGCTGGTTTAACTGCTGCCTATAAACTAAGAAAATTTACAGACTTTGATATATCCATAATATCAAAGTCGAGAATTGTAAAGGAGAATACAATATTTCCAGCTTTACTAACTGATGATGTTAAGATAGAGGATACAGAATTTGATGCATATAAGGAGGCATCAAAAAGGAAAATAAATTTTGTAGAAGCTGATATTAACGGAATTTTTCCTGAATCAAATGAAATTAAAACATCAGTAGGCAAATTCGACTATGATATTTTATTTATAGCGTTAGGAGGTGCATATGAAGAAAACTTTAGTAAAATTCCTGGTCATGAATTTGCTTTTATGCATCATACATTAGAAGGTTTTCTAGGTCTTAAAAACGCTTTAGATAAAATGGAAGATGGAGTTAGGGTCTTTGTGGGTAACTCACAAAATAGTCCTATAGAAGGTCCATCGTATCAAGTAGCGTTAATAGCAGAGTATTTAATGAGGAAAAAAGGAATAAAGGGAGAAGTTTATTTATCTACTCAAAGTCCAAAAGGAGTTTTCGGTCCTATACCAGAAACTTGGATATCAGAGGCTGCAAATAAATATTTCGAAAAAAGGGGTATAAAGATTCTAAAAGGCAAAAGCGTTAAGGAAATTAGAAAAGATAAAGTAATCTTTTCCGATAATACAGAAATATACGCTGATATAAAGTCTGTTTTGCCTACTTTAAGCGCTCCCGATATAGTAAAATCTGCTAATTTAACTGATAGTTCTAATTTTATTAATGTTTCTATACCGACTTTTAAACACATCAATTTTAAGAATATATTTGGACTAGGAGACTCAGCTAAGAGTATGGTACCTTCTAAAACAGCTAGAGGTGCTATGATTTCTGCTGAAAATGCAGTATCAACTTTATTACACGAAGTAAAAGGAATAGACTTACCTTATTACTCACAAGGTATCCTTTGTATGATGATTGGTGGAGACGATGGAGGTATCTTAAGATTTGATAAAAACAATAATACAACTAAAATTATATTAGATTTTGGCAAAATTTATCTGAATGCTAAAAAATTATACTCTAGATTTTTAGTAAATAGAGCTTTTGATGTATCATATCACGCAGCTTTATCATTTAACTATTCTTTTAAATAG